The following proteins are co-located in the Paludibaculum fermentans genome:
- the miaA gene encoding tRNA (adenosine(37)-N6)-dimethylallyltransferase MiaA has translation MDSPLVVVAGPTGSGKSHLALALAGRFDGEIVNCDSLQVYRGLDIGTAKTPAAERDSVPHHLLDFLEPWAVFNAGDYVKLAKPVLAGIAARGRLPILAGGTGFYIRALLDGLNEGPSRDNTLRERLLTRKGSLHRILTRLDPASAQRIHPNDSNKTLRALEICLLARRPASQVFQSERQKLEGFRVLKIGLNPPRQALHERIAARSRGMFDGGLAEEVRHLLGAGVPADAKAFESIGYKECLQYLKGALTLEQAVELTTIATRQYAKRQLTWFRRESDMRWLDCFGDDPAAFESSCAWIREFTCTPK, from the coding sequence GTGGACTCTCCTCTTGTGGTAGTTGCCGGGCCTACCGGCTCCGGCAAAAGCCACCTGGCCTTGGCCCTCGCAGGGCGATTCGATGGCGAAATCGTCAACTGCGATTCACTGCAGGTCTATCGCGGCCTCGACATCGGCACAGCCAAGACACCCGCCGCCGAACGGGACAGCGTTCCCCACCATCTGCTCGACTTCCTGGAGCCCTGGGCCGTCTTCAACGCCGGCGACTATGTAAAGCTTGCGAAGCCGGTGCTGGCCGGCATCGCGGCGCGCGGCCGGTTGCCAATACTGGCGGGAGGGACCGGTTTCTACATCCGCGCTCTGCTCGACGGGCTGAACGAAGGGCCTTCCCGGGACAACACCCTGCGGGAACGATTATTGACCCGAAAGGGCAGTTTGCACCGGATCCTGACCCGGCTCGACCCAGCCAGCGCCCAACGGATCCACCCGAACGACAGTAACAAGACCCTGCGAGCGCTGGAGATTTGCTTGCTCGCCCGGCGCCCCGCGTCCCAGGTCTTCCAATCGGAGCGCCAGAAGCTAGAGGGATTCCGGGTCCTGAAGATAGGTCTGAACCCGCCCCGGCAGGCTTTGCACGAGCGGATTGCCGCGCGCTCACGAGGGATGTTCGATGGGGGCCTGGCGGAGGAGGTCCGTCATCTGCTCGGCGCAGGCGTCCCCGCGGATGCCAAAGCGTTCGAGTCCATTGGATATAAGGAGTGCCTGCAGTACCTGAAGGGGGCACTCACGCTGGAGCAGGCAGTGGAACTTACCACGATTGCCACCCGGCAGTATGCCAAGCGGCAGCTCACGTGGTTCCGGCGGGAATCTGACATGCGGTGGTTGGATTGTTTCGGGGATGATCCGGCGGCTTTCGAGAGCTCATGCGCCTGGATTAGAGAGTTTACATGTACCCCGAAGTAA
- a CDS encoding tetratricopeptide repeat protein yields the protein MNYPRVARLAGVLLAAVSVVSAQPQATAPKNPKASAYYHAALGHLYAELAAQYGGRGEYVSKAIDNYKLAMREDPETASLAQDLSDLYLQSGQIRTAVTEFEDFVKKNPEDVNARRILARLYTARIREGQQTRPNEEMMKAAIEQYEKIGEKAPRDVDNWLMLGRLHKLAQNSSASEKAYKKALAIDAENEDALTGLAMVYSDLGDTVSASQVLRKVADKNPSLRTLTALAAAYEQLKDYKLAAETYRRAVDMNKENPDLRRAYGEALFKGEDYDTAKGVFEDLSKEDSSDLLSVLRLSQIYRQKRDFAKADEYSQKAKKLDPNNLEIQYNEVSLLEAQGKTPEAIARLKEILDAMPKKTDSVGERGNRVILLEKLGLLYRITEQTPNAVATFREIAELEPESASRAQAQIIDAYRAGKDFASAEKEAKLASQKYPNDRLIKSVVSSLQTDLGHFKEAEATLKSLMDGKSDRETWLSLSQVYEKSKNYSEMAKAIDTAEKLSTTDDEKENVHFLRGAMYERQKKFDLAEEEFRKSLKVNPESAAALNYLGYMLADRNVRLPEALELIKKAVDLEPNNGAYMDSLGWVYFRMNRLDEAVAQLRGALERGSRDPTVHDHLGDVYSGLNKWKDALAQWELALREWHSNAPSDVDTTEVAKIQKKVEGAKVRLAKENGPNKN from the coding sequence ATGAACTACCCACGCGTGGCGAGGCTGGCAGGGGTGTTGCTGGCCGCTGTATCTGTTGTATCGGCGCAGCCACAGGCAACCGCGCCCAAGAATCCGAAAGCGTCGGCTTACTATCACGCGGCACTGGGCCATCTCTATGCTGAGTTGGCCGCCCAATACGGCGGACGCGGCGAATACGTTAGCAAGGCGATCGATAACTATAAGCTGGCGATGCGCGAGGACCCGGAAACGGCTAGCCTGGCGCAGGATCTCTCGGACCTCTATCTGCAGTCGGGCCAGATCCGAACGGCCGTGACCGAATTCGAGGACTTCGTCAAGAAGAATCCTGAGGACGTGAACGCCCGCCGCATTCTGGCGCGCCTCTACACGGCGCGCATCCGCGAAGGTCAGCAGACCCGGCCGAACGAAGAAATGATGAAGGCCGCCATCGAGCAGTATGAGAAGATCGGCGAAAAAGCACCCAGGGATGTCGACAACTGGCTGATGCTGGGCCGGCTCCACAAGTTGGCGCAGAATTCTTCGGCTTCCGAGAAAGCCTATAAGAAGGCGCTGGCCATCGATGCCGAGAACGAAGACGCGCTCACTGGCCTGGCGATGGTCTATTCGGATCTCGGCGACACTGTCAGCGCCAGCCAGGTGCTGCGGAAAGTGGCCGACAAGAATCCGAGCCTGCGCACGCTGACGGCGCTTGCCGCGGCCTATGAGCAGTTGAAGGACTATAAGCTCGCTGCCGAAACCTATCGTCGTGCCGTCGACATGAATAAGGAAAACCCCGACCTGCGGCGCGCCTACGGCGAGGCTTTGTTCAAAGGCGAGGATTACGACACGGCCAAAGGCGTCTTCGAGGACCTCTCCAAGGAAGACTCCAGCGACCTGCTTTCCGTGCTGCGCCTGTCGCAGATCTACCGCCAGAAGCGCGATTTCGCCAAGGCCGACGAGTACTCCCAGAAGGCCAAGAAGCTGGATCCCAACAATCTGGAGATCCAATACAACGAGGTAAGCCTGTTGGAGGCGCAGGGCAAGACGCCGGAGGCGATCGCCCGCCTCAAAGAGATTCTCGATGCGATGCCGAAGAAGACCGATTCCGTCGGCGAGCGCGGCAACCGCGTCATTCTCCTCGAGAAACTCGGCCTGCTTTACCGCATCACCGAGCAGACGCCCAATGCCGTGGCGACCTTCCGTGAGATCGCCGAACTGGAGCCGGAATCCGCCTCCCGGGCCCAGGCGCAGATTATCGATGCCTACCGCGCCGGCAAAGACTTTGCCTCAGCCGAAAAAGAGGCCAAACTGGCTTCGCAGAAGTATCCCAACGACCGTCTGATCAAGTCCGTGGTCTCCAGCCTGCAGACGGACTTGGGGCATTTCAAGGAGGCTGAAGCCACCTTGAAGTCGCTGATGGACGGCAAGTCGGACCGTGAAACGTGGCTGTCCCTCTCCCAGGTCTACGAAAAGTCGAAGAACTATTCGGAGATGGCCAAAGCGATCGACACGGCCGAGAAGCTCTCCACAACCGACGACGAGAAGGAGAACGTTCACTTCCTGCGTGGCGCGATGTACGAACGGCAGAAGAAGTTCGACCTGGCGGAAGAGGAGTTCCGCAAGTCGCTGAAGGTGAATCCGGAAAGCGCTGCCGCCCTGAACTACCTGGGTTACATGCTGGCCGATCGCAACGTGCGGCTGCCCGAAGCCCTGGAACTGATCAAGAAGGCTGTGGACCTCGAGCCGAACAATGGTGCCTACATGGATAGCCTGGGCTGGGTCTACTTCCGGATGAACCGCCTGGATGAGGCCGTGGCGCAGCTTCGTGGAGCGTTGGAACGCGGCAGCCGCGACCCAACCGTGCACGACCATCTTGGCGACGTCTACAGCGGCCTGAACAAGTGGAAGGATGCGCTCGCCCAGTGGGAACTCGCGCTCCGCGAATGGCACTCAAATGCCCCCAGCGACGTCGACACCACCGAAGTAGCCAAGATCCAGAAGAAAGTGGAAGGCGCCAAGGTGCGCCTGGCCAAAGAAAACGGCCCGAACAAGAACTAA
- a CDS encoding sensor histidine kinase produces the protein MWLRRWQAYLFPGAAEADDGFRRQIQRLGATGLQVAGGVTIGTTLFLTVGRFFVQPEPETLRLRLIEAAVMFALGSLNFLFASWPNAARRARTIAVCSSLVTASTLILFSLLITGVAPSYEDFIPSLVTLVLLVSVAAYPLRPAQSFAMGLAMCVIYTVETSFIHRTLYLGSGPLRTNLLFIMMLSVLAAGLSGLLYRQRYLSYVSYERSLQAAEELREAQTRAVMAEQSITIAKIAAALSHEMNNPLGALKSSVDTLLLLTARQATAPPEDHCRLVRLQSDLRKAAQESIDRLSRIVNRMQRFSNLDQAEVQEVDLNQLVEDAVALTRANLPSRITIETQFAVLPKLACRPSQLSSVFHGVITHAVRALGESNGLIHASSTTSPGGVNVIIDHDGLPLRDDQMTSLFDPGFQVTGDRIATGNWGMFGFRRMVREHGGDITVESPLPENEKRQGTRFRIHLPLHTGLSA, from the coding sequence ATGTGGCTTCGACGCTGGCAAGCCTATCTCTTTCCCGGTGCCGCCGAGGCCGATGACGGCTTCAGGCGGCAAATCCAGCGCCTGGGCGCTACTGGGCTGCAGGTGGCGGGCGGGGTCACCATCGGCACAACCCTGTTTCTCACTGTCGGCCGGTTCTTTGTCCAACCCGAACCGGAGACGCTGCGGCTACGCCTGATCGAAGCGGCCGTCATGTTCGCGCTTGGCTCGCTCAACTTCCTGTTCGCCTCCTGGCCGAATGCGGCCCGGCGGGCGCGCACCATTGCGGTTTGCAGCTCTCTTGTCACGGCATCCACGCTGATTCTATTCTCGTTGTTGATCACCGGAGTGGCGCCCAGCTATGAGGATTTCATCCCTAGTCTCGTCACGCTCGTCCTACTCGTCAGCGTAGCAGCCTATCCGCTACGGCCGGCCCAATCCTTTGCCATGGGTCTCGCCATGTGCGTGATCTACACGGTGGAGACCAGCTTCATTCATCGGACGCTCTACCTGGGCAGCGGGCCGCTGCGGACCAATCTGCTTTTCATCATGATGCTCTCAGTGCTGGCAGCCGGACTCTCGGGCCTGCTCTACCGGCAACGATATCTCAGCTATGTCTCCTATGAACGCAGCCTGCAGGCGGCGGAGGAGCTTCGCGAGGCCCAAACCCGCGCCGTCATGGCGGAGCAATCCATCACGATCGCCAAGATCGCGGCCGCGCTCAGCCACGAGATGAACAACCCGCTGGGGGCACTGAAAAGCTCCGTCGACACTCTGCTGCTACTGACGGCCCGCCAGGCAACGGCGCCGCCGGAGGACCATTGCCGGCTGGTGAGGCTGCAGTCGGACCTGCGAAAGGCCGCACAGGAGTCCATCGACCGCCTCAGCCGGATTGTCAACCGCATGCAGCGGTTCTCAAACCTTGACCAGGCGGAGGTCCAGGAAGTCGATCTGAATCAACTCGTGGAGGACGCCGTAGCCCTCACCCGCGCAAACCTGCCCAGCCGCATCACCATCGAGACCCAGTTTGCCGTACTGCCGAAACTGGCTTGCCGGCCGTCGCAGCTCAGTTCGGTTTTTCATGGCGTCATCACCCACGCGGTTCGAGCCCTGGGCGAGAGCAACGGCCTGATCCATGCCTCCAGCACAACGTCACCCGGCGGCGTCAATGTGATCATCGACCACGACGGCCTCCCCTTGCGGGATGACCAGATGACCTCCCTCTTTGACCCCGGTTTCCAGGTGACGGGCGACCGCATCGCCACCGGAAACTGGGGCATGTTCGGCTTCCGCCGCATGGTGAGGGAACACGGCGGAGACATCACGGTGGAAAGCCCCCTGCCCGAGAATGAGAAAAGGCAGGGAACGCGCTTCCGCATTCACCTGCCTCTTCATACCGGTCTGAGCGCTTAG
- a CDS encoding Npt1/Npt2 family nucleotide transporter, whose protein sequence is MLKRLQARLSRAIDVRPGEYARTALMFLYLMCVLLAYYILKPSSRALFLTRFTTDHLPYLYMVMAVSGGILAYFYSRIAVKWSLNAAVNASIVFVVLCLLELWQLLDTGQSWVYYVFNVWVSLFSLVLVSQGWLVASQVFDAREAKRVYGILAGGAVLGAAIGGSLTAQFAAAVGTRNLLMVSAAFVVLAYVFYRLLLLQPGVNLERARGASREEIEFSVRDIGQAVLQRRHLQVIVAILTVTYVVDTLVEFQFNSMAVRGRSGDQLTAFLGGFYGLYLNLATFFLQIFLTSWIVNRFGVGGTLLAMPIGIGCASGAMLFSPGVWAAGAARLIEASTRYSLNRTGMELLYLPLPDDLKQRTKAFVDVFVDRMARGLGALVILGLGALFTDSLTAVTVAVLVLCCVWVALSLYARREYIATVRGRLESRRLDLESMRIPYQDAGLLRLLEETARKQSPRQAVYALAMLDEVPDYPLEPFAVRMVHQAPSEVRAKIFEIAALRGWHSLLSEARAEIEQPGSVALKSAVRYACSVNGREDELLVRMLDSKDPKLVEAAVESSTSTPLSWVKSALESSDPARRRLGALALRAHPKYALAELPRMLADGDSRVRGAAADTLVGLGEDVAPVLAPIVADEAALSRLRLRALRVLTRTQTQAALDSLMGLLSVEDLVVRSGVVRALTTLRDRSPQLRFGGQPVEEQIQLEARSYYAMHAALGALRQSGRKAPALALLMRTLEERMGRTVERLFRLLGLRYPPKDIDAAFRAYQRNKQEELSNAIDFLDNILDHELKRLVLPLLDEDGTDDQALLLFGIDRPTAGDALGRMIDEGDPWLMGCALAAARDLGLNSGVLGRPETMRQLNIVERVIALEGVDLMKGLTPDQLSRVAAIATQDSAQPGRDILTPQSPLDAMYIILDGSVALLQDGEQLEVVHQNEVLGSWALLDNSPLPVTARALEDTVLLRISRDDFFDLLSDNMEIASAILSTLVKRFRALLSGEVKQ, encoded by the coding sequence TTGCTGAAGCGCCTCCAGGCACGACTTAGCCGAGCGATCGATGTGCGGCCAGGTGAATACGCACGCACCGCACTGATGTTCCTGTACCTGATGTGTGTACTGCTGGCGTACTACATCCTCAAGCCATCGTCCCGCGCGCTCTTCCTCACGCGATTCACCACCGACCATCTGCCCTATCTCTACATGGTTATGGCCGTAAGTGGTGGAATTCTCGCCTACTTCTACTCCCGTATCGCCGTAAAGTGGTCTCTGAACGCGGCTGTCAATGCCTCCATCGTTTTCGTCGTGCTCTGCCTGCTGGAACTCTGGCAACTGCTGGATACCGGCCAGAGCTGGGTCTACTACGTCTTCAACGTCTGGGTCAGCCTGTTCAGCCTTGTCCTGGTTTCGCAAGGTTGGCTGGTCGCCAGCCAGGTTTTCGACGCGCGGGAGGCGAAGCGGGTCTACGGAATACTCGCCGGGGGCGCCGTGTTGGGCGCGGCGATCGGCGGTTCACTGACGGCGCAATTCGCCGCGGCGGTCGGAACACGGAATCTTTTGATGGTAAGTGCGGCCTTTGTTGTGCTGGCTTACGTATTCTACCGGCTGCTGTTGTTGCAGCCCGGTGTCAATCTCGAGAGAGCACGCGGCGCCTCGCGGGAGGAAATCGAGTTTTCGGTCCGGGACATCGGCCAGGCTGTCCTGCAACGCCGCCACCTGCAGGTGATCGTCGCGATCCTCACTGTCACTTACGTCGTGGATACGCTGGTCGAATTCCAGTTCAATTCCATGGCCGTGCGCGGCCGCAGCGGTGACCAGTTGACCGCTTTTCTGGGCGGCTTCTACGGCCTGTACCTGAATCTCGCCACCTTCTTCCTGCAGATCTTCCTCACCTCGTGGATCGTCAATCGCTTTGGCGTGGGCGGAACCCTGCTGGCCATGCCCATCGGCATCGGCTGCGCCTCTGGAGCGATGCTGTTCTCTCCCGGCGTCTGGGCCGCCGGCGCCGCCCGGCTGATCGAGGCCTCTACCCGCTATTCCCTGAATCGCACGGGCATGGAACTGCTATACCTGCCCCTGCCGGATGATCTCAAGCAGCGGACCAAGGCCTTCGTCGACGTCTTTGTGGATCGCATGGCCCGCGGCCTGGGCGCCCTGGTGATCCTTGGGCTGGGCGCACTCTTTACGGACAGCCTGACGGCCGTCACGGTCGCCGTGCTCGTGCTCTGCTGCGTGTGGGTCGCTCTGTCGCTCTACGCCCGCCGCGAATACATCGCCACGGTGCGCGGCCGTCTGGAATCACGCCGTCTCGATCTGGAAAGCATGCGCATCCCTTACCAGGATGCCGGCCTGTTGCGGCTGCTGGAAGAGACGGCCCGCAAGCAAAGCCCCCGGCAGGCGGTCTACGCGCTTGCGATGCTGGACGAGGTGCCGGACTATCCCTTGGAGCCCTTCGCCGTGCGCATGGTCCACCAGGCGCCGAGCGAAGTCCGCGCCAAGATCTTCGAAATCGCGGCGCTTCGAGGCTGGCATTCGCTGCTCAGCGAAGCCCGCGCGGAGATCGAACAGCCCGGCAGTGTGGCCCTGAAATCCGCAGTCCGTTACGCCTGCAGCGTCAACGGCCGCGAGGACGAGCTGTTAGTCCGCATGTTGGATTCCAAGGATCCGAAGCTGGTGGAGGCGGCGGTGGAATCGTCCACCAGCACCCCGCTCTCGTGGGTCAAAAGCGCGCTGGAATCCTCCGATCCGGCCCGGCGCCGGCTGGGCGCCCTCGCCCTGCGAGCCCATCCCAAGTACGCCTTGGCGGAACTGCCGCGGATGTTGGCCGACGGCGACAGCCGCGTTCGTGGCGCGGCGGCCGACACGCTGGTGGGCCTGGGTGAGGATGTCGCCCCGGTGCTCGCGCCGATTGTTGCCGATGAGGCAGCCCTATCCCGGTTACGTCTGCGCGCCTTGCGCGTCCTGACGCGGACCCAGACACAAGCGGCATTGGATTCCCTGATGGGCCTGCTCAGTGTGGAGGATCTGGTGGTGCGCAGCGGAGTGGTCCGCGCGTTGACCACGCTGCGCGACCGCTCACCGCAATTGCGGTTTGGCGGACAGCCGGTGGAAGAGCAGATCCAACTGGAGGCGCGCAGCTACTACGCCATGCACGCCGCGCTGGGAGCACTGCGTCAAAGCGGACGCAAAGCGCCGGCCCTCGCGTTGCTGATGCGCACCCTGGAAGAGCGAATGGGCCGCACCGTGGAGCGGCTGTTCCGGCTGTTGGGCCTGCGCTATCCGCCCAAGGATATCGATGCCGCGTTCCGGGCCTACCAGCGGAATAAGCAGGAAGAGCTGTCCAACGCCATCGACTTTCTGGACAACATCCTCGATCACGAGTTGAAGCGCCTGGTGCTGCCCTTGCTCGACGAGGATGGCACCGACGACCAGGCCCTGCTGCTGTTCGGGATCGACCGGCCTACCGCCGGCGACGCGTTGGGGCGGATGATAGATGAAGGGGATCCGTGGCTGATGGGCTGTGCCTTGGCCGCGGCTCGTGATCTGGGTCTGAACTCGGGTGTCTTGGGGAGGCCGGAAACGATGCGCCAATTGAACATCGTCGAGCGCGTGATCGCATTGGAAGGCGTGGACCTGATGAAAGGGTTGACGCCGGACCAGTTGTCCCGAGTCGCCGCCATCGCCACGCAGGATTCCGCCCAGCCCGGACGCGACATCCTCACTCCGCAAAGCCCGCTCGATGCGATGTACATCATCCTGGACGGCAGCGTCGCCCTGCTGCAGGATGGCGAGCAGTTGGAAGTGGTTCACCAGAACGAAGTGCTGGGGAGTTGGGCGCTTTTGGACAATTCGCCGTTACCGGTGACGGCGAGGGCACTGGAAGACACGGTTCTGCTGAGAATCTCGCGAGACGATTTCTTTGACCTGCTGTCGGACAACATGGAGATCGCTTCCGCGATCCTGTCGACGCTGGTCAAGCGTTTCCGCGCCCTGCTCAGCGGGGAGGTGAAACAGTGA
- a CDS encoding sensor histidine kinase, translating into MQEIDATTEERERLAALGQLVAGVVHEINNPIGSIISNNEVVLKALDKLKDALVTASAGNQPPPKKAIDLVDTLRSLAAVDKIACERISAVVRSLKTFSRATDVEVRLVSLNDLMRDTAKLIDCQYKRCLRLDMQLGDIPQVECRPQQLGQVFLNLLLNAAQAIEVSGSIIVRTRLAEDGMVEASITDTGKGIPPENRARIFEAGFTTKPMGIGSGLGLALSKRIVEEDHHGRIWFESEVGKGTTFFVRIPGR; encoded by the coding sequence ATGCAGGAAATCGACGCCACGACTGAGGAACGGGAGCGGCTGGCGGCGCTCGGCCAACTGGTGGCCGGGGTCGTTCACGAGATCAATAATCCGATCGGCTCCATCATTTCCAACAACGAGGTCGTGCTGAAAGCTCTCGACAAGCTCAAGGATGCGCTCGTCACGGCATCCGCGGGCAACCAGCCGCCGCCGAAAAAGGCGATTGACCTGGTCGACACGCTGCGCAGCCTTGCCGCGGTGGATAAGATCGCCTGTGAGCGGATCTCCGCCGTGGTCCGCAGTCTCAAGACGTTTTCGCGCGCGACCGATGTGGAAGTCCGGCTGGTCTCCCTCAACGACCTGATGCGCGACACCGCCAAGCTCATCGACTGCCAGTACAAGCGGTGCCTGCGGCTGGACATGCAACTCGGTGACATTCCCCAGGTGGAGTGCCGGCCGCAGCAATTGGGCCAGGTGTTCCTCAACCTTCTGCTGAACGCGGCGCAGGCCATCGAGGTCTCTGGCAGCATCATCGTCAGGACCCGCCTCGCCGAGGACGGCATGGTCGAGGCCTCCATCACCGATACCGGCAAAGGCATCCCGCCGGAGAATCGGGCGCGCATTTTTGAGGCCGGCTTCACGACGAAGCCCATGGGCATCGGCTCGGGGTTAGGGCTCGCATTGTCGAAGCGCATCGTGGAGGAAGACCATCACGGCCGCATCTGGTTTGAGAGCGAAGTGGGCAAAGGTACAACGTTTTTCGTCAGGATTCCGGGGAGGTAG
- a CDS encoding response regulator: MENGQQPKVLLVDDEEMVLTSVRAFLSLETDYDVEAFSNPVQASERLKTTPVDVVVSDYMMPHMNGLELLRAAKEHQPEAGRILLTGHADKQSAIQAINEVGLYQYLEKPWDNSQLLLVINGAIERARLLRNLEEKIAQLDSANGQIKDAQRRLIRAFL; this comes from the coding sequence TTGGAGAACGGTCAACAGCCGAAGGTATTGCTGGTAGACGACGAGGAGATGGTGCTCACGAGCGTGCGGGCATTTCTGAGTCTGGAGACCGACTACGACGTCGAGGCCTTCAGTAACCCCGTACAGGCGTCCGAGCGTCTCAAGACCACCCCTGTCGATGTAGTGGTGAGCGACTACATGATGCCGCACATGAATGGATTGGAGTTGCTGCGCGCAGCCAAGGAGCATCAGCCCGAAGCGGGCCGCATTCTCCTCACCGGTCATGCGGACAAACAGAGTGCCATCCAGGCGATCAACGAGGTCGGCCTGTATCAGTATCTGGAGAAGCCCTGGGATAATTCCCAACTCCTGCTTGTGATCAACGGAGCCATTGAGCGTGCGCGCCTGCTGCGGAATCTGGAAGAGAAGATCGCCCAACTTGACTCCGCCAACGGCCAGATCAAGGACGCCCAGCGCCGTCTCATCCGGGCCTTCCTGTAA
- a CDS encoding DUF4920 domain-containing protein gives MKYLLSLLIAASLCFAADSKLGKPLTLTTQTAIADINAKPADFLGKTVQVKGKISEVCQAMGCWMQLVDPATKAAVKIKVKDGEIVFPKDSVGKMAVAEGKLAKIEMTKDQAIAQAKHEAEENKKKFDPASVKGPVTIYQIQGTGAVIE, from the coding sequence ATGAAGTACCTCTTATCTCTCCTCATCGCCGCCTCGCTCTGCTTTGCGGCTGACTCGAAGCTCGGCAAGCCCCTGACCCTGACCACGCAAACCGCCATTGCCGACATCAACGCGAAACCGGCCGATTTCCTGGGCAAGACCGTGCAGGTGAAAGGCAAGATCTCCGAGGTCTGCCAGGCGATGGGCTGCTGGATGCAATTGGTGGATCCCGCCACCAAGGCGGCCGTGAAGATCAAGGTCAAGGACGGCGAGATTGTGTTCCCGAAGGACTCCGTCGGAAAGATGGCGGTCGCCGAAGGGAAGCTCGCCAAGATCGAGATGACCAAGGACCAGGCTATTGCACAGGCCAAGCACGAAGCCGAAGAGAACAAAAAGAAGTTCGATCCGGCCAGCGTCAAAGGACCGGTGACCATTTACCAGATTCAGGGCACCGGCGCGGTGATCGAGTAG
- a CDS encoding alkaline phosphatase family protein produces the protein MKRTLFLAALGAASLLGWAQTRPAAAPVKKPKLVVMIVVDQFRYDYLTKFGSQFTGGFRRLLDHGAVFTNAYYDHMPTVTAVGHSIVLTGAMPASSGIVGNEWYDRKTGQQVTSVSDESVQQLGAPAKRGASPHRLLVSTVGDELKMSGKGASKVVSLSIKDRSAIMPGGHMADGAYWFDKPSGNFVSSTWYFKELPAWVKTFNDKKVIDQWKGSLGYDKMSESKLGNDVVEIFAETAIEGENLGRNEGTDLLAMSFSANDTVGHAKGPDSPEAKEITLHTDKVLDKFFTFVDKRIGLSNVVFVLSADHGVSPLPELMATRKMPGGRIPESVVLDAVTAALNAKYGEAKWVLGKSGPSPYLDHKLIADSKLDPEEVEQVAAQAVRNLPHIARVFTREELRRGLSQNDMVGQRAQNGFFYQRASDLVIVPEPYWLFEKSGTSHGTPWNYDTHVPVIFMGPGVKAGKYNGRACVNDIAPTLTTMLEVETPSGSAGRVLTEMLVK, from the coding sequence ATGAAAAGAACACTCTTCCTGGCGGCGCTGGGCGCCGCTTCCCTCCTGGGCTGGGCCCAGACACGTCCGGCCGCGGCGCCGGTAAAGAAACCGAAGCTCGTAGTGATGATCGTGGTCGACCAGTTCCGGTATGACTACCTCACCAAGTTCGGGTCACAGTTCACGGGTGGATTCAGGCGCCTGCTGGACCATGGGGCGGTCTTCACGAACGCCTACTACGACCACATGCCCACCGTCACCGCCGTGGGGCACTCTATTGTGTTGACCGGTGCGATGCCGGCGTCCAGCGGGATCGTCGGCAACGAGTGGTACGACCGCAAGACGGGCCAGCAGGTGACGAGTGTCTCCGATGAGAGTGTCCAGCAGTTGGGCGCCCCCGCCAAGCGCGGCGCCTCGCCCCACCGCCTGCTCGTCTCCACGGTCGGCGACGAATTGAAGATGAGCGGCAAGGGCGCCTCCAAAGTGGTGAGTCTGTCCATCAAGGATCGCAGCGCCATCATGCCGGGCGGGCACATGGCCGACGGCGCTTACTGGTTCGATAAGCCCAGCGGTAATTTCGTCAGCTCCACCTGGTACTTCAAGGAACTGCCTGCCTGGGTGAAAACCTTCAATGACAAGAAGGTGATCGACCAGTGGAAAGGCTCGCTCGGCTACGACAAGATGTCCGAGTCGAAGCTCGGCAACGACGTCGTCGAGATCTTCGCCGAAACCGCGATCGAGGGCGAAAACCTCGGCCGCAACGAAGGCACGGATCTGCTCGCCATGAGCTTCTCGGCGAACGATACGGTCGGCCACGCCAAGGGTCCTGACTCGCCCGAGGCCAAGGAGATCACGCTCCACACCGACAAGGTCCTCGACAAGTTCTTCACCTTCGTCGACAAACGCATCGGCCTGTCGAATGTGGTCTTCGTCCTCAGTGCCGATCACGGCGTGTCGCCGCTGCCGGAACTGATGGCTACCCGCAAGATGCCCGGTGGCCGCATCCCGGAGAGCGTCGTGCTCGATGCCGTGACTGCCGCGCTGAACGCCAAGTACGGTGAGGCGAAGTGGGTTCTCGGCAAGAGCGGTCCCAGCCCTTACCTCGACCACAAACTCATCGCAGACAGCAAGCTGGATCCGGAGGAAGTGGAGCAGGTCGCCGCGCAGGCGGTCCGCAACCTGCCTCACATCGCGCGCGTCTTCACGCGCGAGGAGTTGCGCCGCGGCCTGTCCCAGAACGACATGGTGGGCCAGCGTGCCCAGAACGGCTTCTTCTACCAGCGCGCTTCGGATCTCGTGATCGTGCCCGAACCCTACTGGCTCTTCGAGAAGAGCGGGACCTCACACGGCACGCCCTGGAACTACGATACCCACGTGCCCGTCATCTTCATGGGCCCTGGCGTGAAGGCCGGGAAGTACAACGGCCGCGCCTGCGTGAACGACATCGCGCCGACCCTGACCACCATGCTCGAAGTGGAAACGCCCAGTGGCTCTGCTGGACGTGTGCTCACTGAGATGCTGGTCAAGTAG